Proteins found in one Rhodobacteraceae bacterium D3-12 genomic segment:
- a CDS encoding homocysteine S-methyltransferase family protein: protein MTAITLLDGSIGQEIVKRSGDRATPLWSTAVMMDMPGVVRDVHLDYFKAGATIATANTYAVLRDRLARIGLENAFDHLNAQALVEAEAARALHGSGHIAASLGPIGASYRPDLHTPLEQAAAIFAERVALLHDRVDIFLIETVASIEHAHGALLGCAAATKPVWLSLTVCDDDGTRLRSGEKLADLAALVSEYAPAALLLNCAPPEVMADGLAQLAAFGLPFGAYANGFTRISDGFLAEFPTVDALEQRTDLSPAAYADFAMSWVAQGATIIGGCCEVGPAHITELAKRLHAAGHTIT from the coding sequence ATGACTGCAATCACCCTCCTCGACGGCTCCATCGGACAAGAGATCGTCAAACGCTCCGGTGACCGCGCCACGCCGCTCTGGTCCACCGCCGTCATGATGGACATGCCCGGCGTCGTGCGCGACGTGCACCTTGACTACTTCAAAGCGGGCGCCACCATCGCCACGGCCAACACCTATGCCGTCCTGCGTGACCGCCTCGCCCGCATCGGCCTCGAAAATGCGTTCGACCACCTCAACGCGCAGGCCCTCGTCGAAGCCGAAGCCGCCCGCGCGCTTCATGGGTCGGGCCACATCGCCGCCTCGCTCGGCCCGATTGGCGCAAGCTACCGCCCGGACCTCCACACCCCGCTCGAACAGGCCGCAGCCATATTTGCCGAACGCGTCGCCCTGCTGCATGACCGCGTTGATATCTTCCTGATCGAAACCGTCGCTTCGATCGAACACGCCCACGGCGCTCTGCTCGGCTGCGCCGCCGCAACCAAACCCGTCTGGCTCTCGCTCACGGTCTGCGACGATGACGGAACCCGCCTGCGCTCCGGCGAAAAACTCGCCGATCTGGCCGCATTGGTCTCTGAATACGCGCCCGCCGCCCTCCTCCTCAATTGCGCCCCACCCGAAGTCATGGCCGACGGCCTCGCACAACTCGCGGCTTTCGGCCTGCCCTTCGGCGCCTACGCCAACGGCTTCACCCGCATCTCCGATGGCTTCCTCGCCGAATTCCCCACCGTTGACGCCCTCGAACAGCGCACCGATCTCTCCCCCGCCGCCTATGCAGATTTCGCCATGTCATGGGTCGCCCAAGGCGCCACAATCATTGGCGGCTGTTGCGAGGTCGGCCCCGCCCACATCACCGAACTCGCCAAACGCCTGCACGCGGCTGGCCACACCATCACCTGA